In Oscillatoria acuminata PCC 6304, a single window of DNA contains:
- the purD gene encoding phosphoribosylamine--glycine ligase — translation MKVLVVGNGGREHALAWKLLQSNTVETVFCVPGNGGTAILENCQNLSLTATDFYGIKEAVQTHEIGLVVIGPEVPLAMGMADYLQQEKIPVFGPSQSGAQLEASKSWAKAFMKDVGIPTARSQAFTDEEIAQAVAYVEEQGAPIVVKADGLAAGKGVTVAATVEEAKAAISESFGGKFGLSGECIVIEEYLVGQEASVLAITDGLTVRPLLPAQDHKAVGEGDTGPNTGGMGVYAPAPLVTLEMMERVQREVLEPAIASLRDRNIDYRGVLYAGLMISPEGDIKVLEFNCRFGDPETQAILPLLETPLDEILLACVNQTLAELPPLRWKNGASACVVMAAGGYPGDYKTGDVITGLDQAEAIGAVTFHAGTELQNGQVLTKGGRVLGVTATGTDFDDAFAKAYQGVEQIHFDGSYYRRDIGHRVRSPIA, via the coding sequence GTGAAGGTTTTAGTTGTGGGAAATGGGGGCCGGGAACACGCCCTTGCTTGGAAACTGTTGCAATCTAACACCGTTGAGACTGTGTTTTGTGTGCCAGGAAATGGAGGCACGGCAATTTTAGAAAACTGCCAAAATTTATCCTTGACAGCAACGGATTTTTATGGTATCAAAGAGGCGGTTCAAACCCATGAAATCGGATTAGTCGTGATTGGCCCAGAAGTGCCCTTAGCAATGGGAATGGCCGACTACTTACAGCAAGAAAAAATCCCCGTGTTTGGTCCTTCGCAGTCTGGAGCACAACTGGAAGCGAGCAAATCCTGGGCGAAAGCATTTATGAAAGATGTGGGGATTCCCACGGCGCGATCGCAAGCCTTCACCGATGAAGAAATCGCCCAGGCAGTGGCTTATGTGGAAGAACAGGGTGCGCCGATTGTGGTCAAAGCCGATGGATTAGCCGCCGGGAAAGGGGTGACCGTGGCGGCAACAGTGGAAGAAGCCAAAGCGGCAATTTCCGAATCCTTTGGGGGCAAATTTGGCCTATCCGGGGAATGCATCGTGATTGAAGAATACTTGGTGGGTCAAGAAGCCTCCGTATTAGCCATTACCGATGGCTTAACCGTGCGCCCCTTGCTTCCGGCCCAGGATCATAAAGCCGTGGGAGAGGGAGATACCGGACCAAATACGGGTGGCATGGGAGTCTATGCACCAGCCCCTTTGGTCACCCTGGAGATGATGGAACGGGTGCAGAGGGAGGTGTTGGAACCAGCGATCGCCAGTTTGCGCGATCGTAACATCGACTATCGCGGCGTCCTCTATGCCGGACTAATGATTTCCCCCGAAGGTGACATCAAAGTGCTGGAATTTAACTGCCGCTTTGGGGACCCCGAAACCCAGGCCATTTTGCCCCTCTTAGAAACCCCCCTCGACGAAATTCTCCTCGCCTGCGTCAACCAAACCCTAGCAGAACTCCCTCCCCTGCGCTGGAAAAATGGAGCCTCTGCCTGTGTTGTGATGGCTGCTGGAGGATATCCAGGAGACTATAAAACCGGGGATGTGATTACCGGATTAGACCAAGCCGAGGCGATCGGCGCAGTCACCTTCCATGCCGGAACCGAACTCCAAAATGGACAAGTGCTCACCAAAGGAGGAAGAGTCCTCGGCGTTACCGCCACAGGTACCGACTTTGATGATGCTTTTGCCAAGGCTTATCAAGGGGTTGAACAAATCCACTTCGACGGGTCCTACTATCGCCGAGACATCGGCCATCGCGTCCGGTCCCCAATTGCTTAA
- a CDS encoding toxin-antitoxin system HicB family antitoxin: protein MSELTLKLPETLHQQLTILATNEGVSLNQYIVLALTRQATFSSMIQMYSETELEQQQQEFESLVQKLGQVSPSEIESILASRQQIDPEIALTVEVVARLQDKLKKQRTEADQQDLAAFSLQYAATIFPEDEEMAE from the coding sequence ATGAGTGAATTAACATTAAAATTACCAGAAACCTTGCATCAACAGCTAACTATCCTAGCTACAAATGAAGGCGTATCCCTGAATCAATACATTGTGCTGGCTTTAACTCGTCAAGCCACATTCTCTTCTATGATTCAGATGTATTCTGAAACCGAACTAGAACAGCAACAACAGGAATTTGAATCCTTAGTCCAAAAACTTGGGCAGGTTTCACCGTCTGAAATTGAATCAATTTTAGCAAGCCGCCAACAAATTGATCCAGAAATTGCTTTAACTGTTGAAGTAGTAGCTCGCCTACAAGATAAGCTTAAAAAGCAGAGAACAGAAGCCGATCAACAGGACTTAGCGGCGTTTTCTTTGCAATATGCGGCGACTATTTTTCCTGAAGATGAGGAGATGGCTGAGTGA
- a CDS encoding type II toxin-antitoxin system PemK/MazF family toxin, translated as MSFHPGDVVTVDFPGVTGVKRRPAVVLSSAIYHANRPDVIIGLITSQTTGLGVTDYPLQDWQGAGLRVPSVFRSFIVTLPPSANLIKIGHLSEQDWEGVRACVKVTLGEL; from the coding sequence GTGAGTTTTCATCCCGGTGATGTTGTAACGGTTGATTTTCCTGGTGTTACCGGAGTTAAACGCCGTCCAGCCGTTGTCCTATCCTCAGCGATATATCATGCAAACCGTCCTGATGTGATTATTGGACTCATCACCTCGCAAACCACTGGGTTAGGTGTTACCGACTATCCGCTTCAGGACTGGCAAGGGGCCGGTTTGCGAGTCCCGTCTGTTTTCCGCAGCTTTATTGTCACCTTGCCTCCCTCAGCTAACTTGATTAAGATCGGGCATCTATCCGAGCAAGACTGGGAGGGTGTGAGGGCTTGTGTCAAGGTGACTTTGGGCGAACTTTAG
- a CDS encoding ATP-binding protein: MLALLNKIREIIARWWSEFTLQTRLMAAATLVVSLIMSGLTFWAVNTIQQDARINDTRFGRDLGLLLAANVAPLIAEDNRTEVARFSHRFYSSTTSVRYMLYADQEGQIFLGIPFSESEVQNSLTLQRRIQLPEGFANTYDLPMVRQHRTPDGTVTDVFVPLAHENQYLGVLAIGINPNPTVVTSSNLTRDVTIAVFISIWVMVILGAVFNALTITKPIKELLVGVKNIATGNFKQRIDLPLQGELGELICSFNEMAERLERYEEQNIEELTAEKAKLETLVSTIADGAVLLDTSLQVILVNPTARRIFGWEGKNLISQNILDLLPAAVSAELTQPLYEMAAGDSLRELSSSNDGEGDISANGYASRESGEFRLTLSEPTKRTVRILLSTVLLHKAPGVDPLCKSCTYHHEDTCTAPERPYATECTLYHDDSISSATAQYRESLKGIAMTVQDITREVKLNEAKSQFISNVSHELRTPLFNIKSFIETLHEYGEELTQEERQEFLETANRETDRLTRLVNDVLDLSRLESSRTYQFEAVEIAQPVEQTLRTYQLNAKDKNIDLIQEVDPELPAVVANYDLLLQVFANLVGNALKFTEPGGRIAIRAYLLETEEDNSWRGNPQCPLPNQQQKPNVPMVRIEVGDTGIGIAAEDQVAIFDRFFRVENRVHTLEGTGLGLSIVRHIMEKHHAQMHLVSEVGVGTTFWFDLAVYPEKKHLVDKTQDQAIAPALDVAPHGYPTPVI; encoded by the coding sequence TTGCTGGCTCTCCTAAACAAAATCCGAGAAATTATTGCCCGTTGGTGGTCCGAATTCACCCTCCAGACCCGACTGATGGCAGCCGCTACCTTGGTGGTGTCCCTCATTATGAGTGGACTCACATTTTGGGCTGTCAATACTATTCAGCAGGATGCCCGAATCAATGACACCCGCTTCGGTCGCGATTTGGGTCTCCTGTTGGCGGCCAATGTGGCCCCATTAATCGCCGAAGATAATCGCACGGAAGTGGCCCGCTTTTCTCATCGATTCTATAGCAGCACCACCAGCGTGCGCTATATGCTCTATGCCGACCAAGAAGGCCAAATCTTCCTGGGGATTCCCTTCTCTGAGTCCGAGGTGCAAAACTCCCTGACCCTGCAACGGCGGATTCAACTTCCCGAGGGTTTTGCCAATACTTATGATTTGCCCATGGTCCGGCAGCATCGCACCCCCGATGGCACCGTCACCGATGTCTTTGTCCCCCTAGCTCACGAAAACCAATATTTGGGGGTCTTGGCGATCGGGATCAACCCCAATCCCACCGTGGTTACCTCCTCCAACCTCACCCGGGATGTCACCATTGCCGTATTTATCTCCATCTGGGTGATGGTGATTTTAGGGGCCGTCTTTAATGCCTTAACCATTACCAAACCGATTAAAGAATTGCTGGTTGGGGTCAAAAACATTGCCACGGGAAACTTCAAACAGCGGATAGACTTGCCTCTGCAAGGGGAACTGGGGGAATTAATTTGCAGCTTTAATGAAATGGCTGAACGGCTAGAACGGTATGAGGAGCAGAACATTGAAGAACTCACTGCCGAAAAAGCCAAATTAGAAACCCTGGTTTCGACCATTGCCGATGGAGCCGTCTTATTAGACACTTCCTTACAGGTGATTTTAGTCAACCCCACTGCAAGGCGGATTTTCGGATGGGAAGGCAAAAATCTGATTTCTCAAAATATCCTGGATTTGCTCCCGGCGGCAGTCAGTGCCGAATTGACTCAACCCCTGTATGAAATGGCGGCAGGGGACTCCCTCCGAGAGCTTTCCTCCTCCAATGATGGGGAGGGGGATATTTCCGCCAACGGTTATGCCTCCCGAGAAAGTGGGGAGTTTCGCCTGACCCTAAGCGAACCAACGAAGCGCACCGTCAGGATTTTACTGAGTACGGTGCTGCTGCATAAAGCCCCCGGAGTCGATCCTTTATGCAAGAGTTGCACCTACCATCATGAAGATACCTGTACCGCCCCGGAACGGCCCTACGCCACGGAATGCACCCTCTATCATGATGACTCGATTTCCTCGGCGACGGCGCAATATCGCGAGAGTCTTAAGGGGATTGCGATGACGGTTCAAGATATTACGCGAGAAGTCAAGCTGAATGAAGCGAAGAGTCAGTTTATTAGCAATGTCTCCCATGAACTGAGAACGCCGTTATTTAATATCAAGTCCTTTATCGAAACCCTGCATGAGTATGGGGAAGAACTCACCCAAGAGGAGCGTCAGGAGTTTTTAGAAACCGCTAACCGGGAAACCGATCGCCTCACCCGCCTGGTTAACGATGTCCTGGACCTCTCCCGCCTGGAATCCAGCCGGACCTATCAGTTTGAAGCGGTAGAAATTGCTCAACCTGTGGAGCAAACTCTGCGAACCTATCAGCTTAATGCCAAAGATAAAAATATTGACCTGATTCAAGAAGTTGATCCCGAGTTACCCGCAGTGGTGGCTAACTATGATTTGCTGTTACAGGTATTTGCAAACTTGGTGGGGAATGCCCTGAAGTTCACCGAACCCGGGGGACGAATTGCGATTCGGGCCTATTTGTTGGAAACCGAAGAGGATAATTCCTGGCGCGGAAATCCCCAATGTCCCCTCCCGAACCAGCAGCAGAAACCCAATGTGCCGATGGTGCGGATTGAAGTAGGGGATACGGGGATCGGGATTGCGGCAGAAGACCAAGTGGCGATTTTCGATCGCTTCTTCCGGGTGGAAAACCGGGTTCATACCTTAGAAGGGACGGGGTTGGGTCTTTCCATTGTCCGCCATATTATGGAAAAACATCATGCCCAAATGCATTTAGTTAGTGAAGTGGGGGTGGGAACCACGTTCTGGTTTGATCTGGCGGTGTACCCGGAAAAAAAGCATCTCGTTGACAAGACTCAGGACCAGGCGATCGCCCCGGCTTTGGATGTAGCCCCTCATGGATATCCCACTCCGGTAATTTAA
- a CDS encoding response regulator transcription factor has protein sequence MKILIVEDEPEIARIVGRALEAEGFHCITCRDGLTALRVFEEEQPDLIVLDLMLPGLDGLEVCARIRQKPGPKDPYILVLTARGEEIDRVIGLSTGADDYMVKPFSPRELVARVRALLRRSLRQGNQSSQVYQTEHFMLDVDRRIATRQVEKRELETLDLTTLEFNLLSTFLSYPGRVWQRSQLIEKLWGDDFFGDERVVDTHVARLRKKIELDPANPSFIKTVIGVGYKFED, from the coding sequence ATGAAAATTTTAATCGTTGAGGATGAACCGGAAATTGCGCGGATTGTGGGAAGGGCATTAGAAGCAGAAGGCTTTCATTGCATCACTTGTCGCGATGGTTTGACTGCCCTGCGCGTCTTTGAAGAGGAACAGCCGGACTTAATTGTTTTAGACTTAATGCTACCGGGATTGGATGGGTTAGAAGTCTGTGCACGCATCCGACAAAAACCGGGACCTAAAGACCCCTATATTTTAGTGCTCACGGCTAGAGGGGAGGAAATTGACCGGGTGATTGGCTTATCCACCGGGGCCGATGATTATATGGTCAAACCATTCAGTCCTCGGGAATTGGTGGCGCGAGTCCGGGCCTTATTGCGAAGGAGCCTCCGCCAAGGGAATCAGAGTTCTCAGGTTTACCAAACCGAACATTTTATGCTGGATGTGGACCGACGGATTGCGACAAGGCAAGTGGAAAAGCGGGAGTTAGAAACTTTGGATTTAACCACCTTGGAGTTTAATCTGCTGTCAACGTTTTTAAGCTATCCCGGACGGGTTTGGCAGCGATCGCAACTGATAGAAAAACTCTGGGGGGATGACTTTTTCGGGGATGAACGGGTGGTCGATACTCATGTCGCCCGCTTGCGAAAAAAAATCGAACTGGATCCGGCGAATCCGTCGTTTATTAAAACGGTTATTGGTGTGGGCTATAAATTTGAAGATTAG
- a CDS encoding PAS domain S-box protein — protein MNAPGDSHRFYETLNTAKTETEAIHLVSTIFFKLSADLFCIIGTDGYFKRVNPAWTHILGWTQDELLGRPWIEFLHPDDRERTITVTHPHQSDLSIKNRCRHKNGTYRWFAWKTCHYQDSISYAVGRDITEQQELEAALHQSERHYRNLVETSRDLIWSLDQEGRWTFVNQAAQEIYGYAPHQMLGRFFFEFMDPEQGVKDRQMFDRLQAGESVFPYETQHRRHDGTPVCLSFNAVLMRDELGNIIGTTGTATDITHRKQAEAALQESQQKLAIHLQQTPLAAVEWNLKFEVSNWNPAAERLFGYTREEILGHHALELIPENVQWEVNEEVLQALLHQEGGIYSTNENQTKDGRVIICEWHNTPLVDSEGQMIGVASLVQDVTEKFVAIRALEQSEARFQKLADNIPGLIYQSIIHQDGTVSFPFLSSGCLDVMEVDPDYMKQHPHILGEMIHKEDRPSYDRSVAVKIQRMEPWRWEGRFIMQSGTLKWLQCVARPERQENGDILWEGVMIDITDRKLAEKAVTQSEAKWRSLIQNSSDMITILEPDGTIRYHSPSVERILGYYPEELIGQNATGFVHPDDVKKVRDTYQMLSNHPDLIMKIEYRVQRATGEILYFESIGRNLLAETAVNGLVINSRDITNHKIAEEALNNANTQLERRVKQRTSELNSSLEQLRIEIIERANVEAALRESEQRFRAVFEGAAIGIVVRTLDWEILDSNPAFQSMLGYSHEELQGNFYLELSDPLDQKVERLLAMEMVTGQRKGYQVEKRYRCKNGSRIWGRVSVSLVSGKGERPQFAIAMVEDITARKEAESELILTRKAVESSGDAIAISNRFGCHIYQNTAFSRLYEYETPEQLNAAGGPLEVFADPILGTEVFQTIMQGNSWSGEVIHRTSGDRTIPVLLSADAIKDPSGTIVGLISISTDISQRVRAEQDLKKALHAAEAASRSKSTFLANMSHELRTPLNAIIGYSEILTEEMEDAGEQEAIADLTKIRTAGKHLLALINDILDISKIEAGRMTLYLEAFDITLLISEVISTVEPLIEKNSNHLEINCDPSVGIMTGDLTKVRQILFNLLSNAAKFTENGTIALTVTPREAREWVQHPLTPDTPQEQTSGIEFRVTDTGIGISPEQLINIFEAFSQADASTTRKYGGTGLGLAISQRFCKMMGGEIKIESEAGKGSTFTLWLPIKMNPTAENILE, from the coding sequence ATGAATGCACCCGGGGACTCCCATCGCTTTTACGAGACACTCAATACGGCGAAAACTGAAACTGAGGCGATTCACCTCGTCTCCACTATTTTCTTTAAACTCTCTGCCGATCTCTTTTGCATTATCGGAACCGATGGCTATTTCAAGCGGGTGAATCCGGCATGGACTCATATCCTAGGATGGACCCAGGACGAATTGCTGGGACGCCCTTGGATCGAGTTTCTCCACCCGGATGATCGAGAACGCACCATCACCGTCACTCATCCTCACCAATCTGATCTATCCATAAAAAATCGCTGTCGCCACAAAAATGGTACCTATCGCTGGTTCGCCTGGAAAACCTGCCACTATCAAGACAGCATCAGTTATGCCGTGGGTCGAGACATCACGGAACAGCAGGAGTTAGAAGCGGCCCTGCATCAAAGTGAGCGCCATTACCGCAATTTAGTCGAAACCTCTCGGGATTTAATTTGGTCCCTGGATCAGGAGGGCCGCTGGACCTTTGTCAACCAAGCGGCCCAAGAGATTTACGGATATGCACCCCACCAGATGCTGGGGCGATTCTTTTTTGAGTTTATGGACCCGGAACAAGGGGTCAAAGATCGGCAGATGTTCGATCGCCTCCAAGCTGGGGAATCGGTTTTTCCCTACGAAACTCAACATCGCCGTCACGATGGGACCCCGGTATGTTTGAGTTTCAATGCGGTCCTGATGCGGGACGAGTTGGGCAATATCATCGGCACCACAGGAACTGCCACGGATATTACCCATCGTAAGCAGGCGGAAGCGGCCCTGCAAGAATCCCAACAAAAATTGGCGATTCACCTCCAGCAAACTCCCCTGGCGGCAGTCGAGTGGAACTTAAAATTTGAAGTCAGCAACTGGAACCCCGCTGCCGAACGACTGTTTGGCTATACCCGGGAGGAAATCCTCGGACATCATGCTTTAGAGTTGATTCCTGAGAATGTTCAATGGGAAGTTAATGAAGAAGTCTTACAAGCGCTATTACATCAAGAAGGCGGGATTTATAGTACCAACGAGAATCAAACTAAAGACGGTCGGGTGATTATTTGTGAGTGGCACAATACCCCTTTAGTAGACTCTGAGGGGCAAATGATTGGAGTCGCCTCTCTAGTGCAGGATGTGACTGAAAAATTTGTAGCCATCCGGGCTTTAGAACAGAGTGAAGCGCGGTTTCAAAAGTTAGCCGATAATATTCCTGGATTAATTTATCAGTCGATTATCCATCAAGATGGAACAGTTTCTTTTCCCTTTTTATCCTCCGGTTGTTTGGATGTGATGGAGGTAGACCCGGACTATATGAAGCAGCATCCCCATATTTTGGGAGAGATGATTCATAAAGAGGACCGACCGAGTTACGATCGCTCGGTCGCTGTGAAGATTCAACGGATGGAACCCTGGCGATGGGAAGGCCGGTTTATCATGCAGTCGGGTACGCTCAAGTGGTTGCAATGTGTGGCCCGACCGGAACGACAGGAGAATGGAGATATTCTCTGGGAAGGGGTGATGATTGACATTACCGATCGCAAGTTAGCAGAAAAAGCCGTGACTCAAAGTGAAGCAAAATGGCGATCGCTGATTCAAAATAGCTCGGATATGATTACCATCCTCGAACCCGATGGCACAATCCGCTACCATAGTCCCTCGGTTGAGCGTATTCTGGGTTACTATCCAGAAGAACTGATTGGTCAGAATGCCACCGGATTTGTTCATCCCGATGATGTGAAAAAAGTGAGGGACACCTATCAGATGCTCAGTAATCATCCCGACCTGATTATGAAAATTGAGTATCGGGTGCAGCGGGCGACGGGAGAAATTTTATATTTTGAGTCAATTGGGCGCAATTTGCTGGCAGAAACTGCCGTGAATGGGTTAGTGATTAACTCACGCGACATTACTAACCATAAAATAGCAGAAGAGGCGCTGAATAATGCCAATACTCAACTGGAACGGCGAGTCAAACAGCGCACTTCTGAACTGAATAGTAGTTTGGAACAGTTGCGGATAGAAATTATTGAACGCGCCAATGTTGAAGCGGCGTTACGAGAGAGTGAGCAACGGTTTCGAGCGGTTTTTGAAGGGGCGGCAATTGGGATTGTTGTGCGGACGTTGGATTGGGAGATTTTAGATAGCAATCCAGCATTTCAGTCGATGTTAGGGTATTCGCACGAGGAATTACAGGGAAATTTTTATCTCGAACTCAGCGATCCGTTAGACCAAAAGGTAGAACGGTTACTGGCGATGGAGATGGTCACGGGACAGCGGAAGGGGTATCAAGTTGAGAAACGATATCGCTGTAAAAATGGCAGTCGGATTTGGGGTCGGGTGAGTGTTTCTTTGGTGTCTGGAAAAGGAGAAAGGCCGCAGTTTGCGATCGCGATGGTGGAAGATATTACCGCCCGCAAAGAAGCTGAATCTGAATTAATTCTCACGCGCAAGGCGGTGGAAAGTTCTGGGGATGCGATCGCCATCAGCAATCGGTTTGGCTGTCATATTTATCAAAATACGGCCTTTTCTCGGCTTTATGAATATGAAACCCCGGAACAGTTAAATGCCGCAGGAGGACCTTTAGAGGTCTTTGCGGACCCCATCCTCGGAACCGAGGTGTTTCAAACTATTATGCAGGGTAACTCCTGGAGTGGGGAAGTCATCCACCGCACTTCGGGCGATCGCACCATTCCTGTCCTATTAAGCGCCGATGCCATCAAAGACCCCAGCGGGACCATTGTCGGACTGATCTCGATTAGTACAGACATTTCCCAACGAGTTCGCGCCGAACAAGACCTTAAAAAGGCACTCCATGCGGCAGAGGCAGCGAGTCGTTCTAAAAGTACCTTTTTGGCTAATATGAGTCATGAACTTCGCACTCCCCTCAATGCCATTATCGGCTATAGCGAAATCCTCACGGAGGAAATGGAAGATGCCGGAGAACAAGAGGCGATCGCTGACTTGACCAAAATTAGAACCGCAGGAAAACACCTGTTAGCTTTGATTAACGATATCTTAGATATCTCTAAAATTGAAGCCGGACGGATGACTCTGTATCTGGAAGCATTTGACATCACCCTCCTGATTTCTGAGGTGATCAGTACCGTTGAACCTTTAATCGAAAAAAATAGCAATCACTTAGAAATCAACTGTGATCCATCCGTGGGAATAATGACGGGAGACTTAACTAAAGTGCGGCAGATTTTATTCAATTTGCTCAGTAATGCGGCGAAATTTACCGAAAACGGGACGATCGCCTTAACCGTTACTCCCCGTGAAGCTAGGGAATGGGTTCAGCACCCTCTAACCCCTGACACGCCCCAGGAACAGACTTCGGGAATTGAGTTTCGCGTCACCGATACCGGCATTGGCATTTCCCCCGAACAACTGATCAACATTTTTGAAGCCTTTAGTCAAGCGGATGCCTCCACCACTCGCAAGTATGGGGGAACGGGGTTAGGACTGGCAATTTCCCAACGATTCTGTAAGATGATGGGGGGTGAAATTAAAATAGAAAGTGAGGCGGGAAAAGGCTCTACTTTTACCCTGTGGTTGCCGATCAAGATGAATCCCACCGCCGAGAACATCCTAGAGTGA
- a CDS encoding c-type cytochrome: MKQRLIRAVILLMMMAISLMGIQPAMAANSGDGAKLFTVHCAGCHANGGNIIRRGKTLKLKALAKNHRDTQEAIAQLITQGKNPMPAYNDRLTVPEIEAVAAYVLEQAEMGWK, encoded by the coding sequence ATGAAACAGCGACTAATCAGGGCGGTAATTCTATTAATGATGATGGCAATCAGCCTCATGGGAATACAACCGGCAATGGCAGCCAATTCGGGGGATGGGGCTAAACTGTTTACGGTTCATTGTGCGGGTTGTCATGCCAATGGTGGTAATATTATTCGCCGAGGAAAGACTCTAAAACTGAAAGCCTTAGCTAAAAATCATCGGGATACCCAAGAGGCGATCGCCCAGTTGATTACCCAGGGGAAAAACCCCATGCCTGCCTACAATGACCGCTTGACTGTTCCAGAAATAGAAGCGGTTGCCGCTTATGTTTTGGAACAGGCAGAAATGGGCTGGAAATAA
- a CDS encoding fatty acid desaturase family protein has translation MTGTKITFAKNKGFWKELNRRVEAYFQAENIPKRDCPQMYLKTLTLVLWMVGAYSFTLFGPAGMGFKILGCMVFAAGLAGFAFCVGHDANHGGYSNHKWLNKTLGLTYDAIGLSSYLWKFRHNYLHHTYTNILGHDVEIHGDGLVRMSPDMPHKWYHKFQHLFIWFIYPIIPVYWSFCDVQIILFKRKYHDHVVPTPSPMTLATLLGGKLVWLGLFIGIPLAVGYSPLTVIGGFLLTYFTYGAIICEVFMMAHVMDTAEFIMPNPEQNHVDDEWAIFQVRTTVDFAPNNPFCTWYMGGLNFQVVHHLYPHICHIHYPELSKILMGVCEEFGVKYQIHDTLTGAMISNYNWLKAMSVPPQPLATPARELASNLSK, from the coding sequence ATGACAGGAACTAAGATAACGTTTGCCAAAAATAAGGGGTTCTGGAAAGAACTCAACCGCCGAGTTGAAGCCTATTTTCAGGCGGAAAACATCCCCAAACGCGATTGTCCACAGATGTATCTGAAAACCCTAACTCTCGTTTTATGGATGGTTGGGGCTTACAGTTTTACACTCTTTGGTCCGGCTGGAATGGGTTTTAAAATTCTGGGCTGTATGGTTTTCGCCGCAGGATTGGCCGGTTTTGCGTTTTGTGTAGGGCACGATGCCAATCACGGCGGTTATTCTAATCATAAATGGCTGAATAAGACTCTGGGATTAACCTACGATGCGATTGGATTGTCGAGTTATTTATGGAAATTTCGCCATAACTATCTCCACCACACCTATACCAATATTCTGGGCCACGATGTGGAAATTCATGGGGATGGATTAGTCCGAATGTCTCCGGATATGCCTCACAAATGGTATCATAAATTCCAACATTTGTTTATTTGGTTTATTTATCCCATCATTCCCGTATATTGGTCGTTCTGCGATGTTCAAATTATTTTGTTCAAGCGCAAATATCATGACCACGTGGTTCCGACCCCTTCCCCGATGACTCTGGCAACCTTGCTGGGGGGTAAGTTGGTTTGGTTGGGTCTGTTTATCGGCATTCCCCTGGCAGTGGGATACAGTCCCTTAACCGTCATCGGCGGTTTCCTTCTGACTTATTTTACCTACGGAGCGATAATCTGTGAGGTATTTATGATGGCTCATGTTATGGATACGGCTGAATTTATTATGCCGAATCCAGAACAGAACCATGTAGATGATGAATGGGCAATTTTTCAGGTTCGCACGACGGTTGATTTTGCACCCAATAATCCCTTTTGCACTTGGTATATGGGAGGATTGAATTTTCAAGTTGTCCATCATTTATATCCCCATATTTGCCACATTCATTATCCTGAACTTTCCAAGATTTTGATGGGAGTTTGTGAAGAATTTGGGGTTAAATATCAAATTCATGACACCTTAACGGGGGCCATGATTTCTAATTACAATTGGTTGAAAGCAATGAGCGTTCCACCACAACCCCTGGCAACCCCTGCTCGTGAATTAGCCAGTAATTTGTCAAAATAA